Proteins encoded together in one Prevotella scopos JCM 17725 window:
- a CDS encoding ABC transporter ATP-binding protein — translation MIDIKNITKSFGSLQVLKGINLRIEKGEVVSIVGPSGAGKTTLLQILGTLDKPDSGSIVVDGIDVGSLSAGKLSDFRNQHLGFVFQFHQLLPEFTALENIMIPAYIAGKKNKDARQRAEDLLEFMGLSDRANHKPNELSGGEKQRVAVARALVNNPAVILADEPSGSLDSKNKQELHQLFFDLRDKFGQTFVIVTHDEGLAQITDRTIYLKDGLIQNDVCQETE, via the coding sequence ATGATAGATATTAAGAACATAACAAAAAGCTTTGGCTCGCTTCAGGTGTTGAAGGGGATTAATCTTCGTATTGAGAAAGGCGAGGTTGTCAGTATCGTTGGCCCATCTGGAGCTGGTAAAACAACCTTGTTACAGATACTTGGAACGCTGGATAAGCCAGATAGTGGCTCTATTGTTGTGGATGGTATTGACGTGGGTAGCCTATCAGCTGGTAAGTTGAGTGATTTCCGCAACCAGCACTTGGGTTTTGTCTTCCAGTTCCATCAGCTTCTTCCTGAGTTTACAGCTCTTGAGAACATTATGATTCCTGCTTATATTGCTGGAAAGAAGAATAAGGATGCACGTCAGCGTGCCGAAGATTTATTGGAATTTATGGGCTTGAGCGACCGTGCTAATCATAAGCCTAACGAACTTTCCGGTGGTGAGAAACAGCGTGTTGCAGTAGCTCGTGCGTTGGTAAACAACCCTGCTGTCATCCTTGCCGATGAGCCTTCGGGTAGTTTGGATAGTAAGAACAAGCAGGAACTGCACCAACTCTTCTTTGATCTTCGTGATAAGTTCGGTCAGACCTTTGTCATCGTTACACACGATGAGGGGCTTGCACAGATAACAGATAGAACGATATATCTTAAAGACGGCTTGATACAGAATGACGTTTGTCAAGAGACAGAATGA
- a CDS encoding OstA-like protein — translation MILCLFGLWQSQSLRAQNVTEKKGDKFYIDHADNLRHNQLEMPDVMIAKGDVRFRYKGMTLKCDSAYFNEKSNWFKAFSRVHITRPGGVNLDCQRLHYDGFAQMVHARGKVVVREPGRSLRCDSLDYNTASKVANYFGGRGTLVYNGNTVVADQGDYNTETHDANFFGNVVMFTPKYRITTPEAHGNTETGLVHVIGKSVIKTTKGEVVHTNDGTYNSKTDQMELNGRSTITSPKQDVEGDNIIYNSSNGDAEGHGNVKIVDKANNRTIIGQDVFYNEKTGHSNARGNVKIDDRKAQRVITGNEVTYNAKTGYSSGRGNVKIVDKLKQRTVTGRDLTYNSNTHEGTGEGNVYYIDYKGKHAFYGDYLHYTDSAAIAFGGNPGPVAKDFSQGDTLYVHADTISMKAFHMNTPQMYREIYGVNNVRAYRTDVQAVCGFMVANTKDSCLTMYDYPIVWSGTRQLVGDSIKAYMNDSTIRQAFVYGNAFSIEKLPEAKYYNQISSKDMRADFVNGAIRRVDAWGNVEVVFYHTDKDSTLIGHNYTETDTLRMFISPVRKLQKIWMSKSNGVISPMTQIPPDKLTLPRFELFDDARPKDKNDIFRLAPRKTSATVRNSRVSLPPRQQIE, via the coding sequence ATGATTCTATGCCTGTTTGGGCTATGGCAATCCCAGTCACTTCGGGCACAGAATGTAACGGAGAAGAAGGGAGATAAGTTCTATATTGACCATGCTGATAATCTGCGTCATAACCAGTTGGAAATGCCTGATGTGATGATTGCAAAAGGCGATGTTCGTTTCCGTTATAAGGGAATGACGCTTAAGTGCGACAGTGCTTACTTTAATGAGAAGTCAAACTGGTTCAAGGCTTTTAGCCGTGTACACATTACTCGCCCAGGTGGTGTGAATCTTGATTGTCAACGCCTACATTATGATGGCTTTGCTCAGATGGTTCATGCACGTGGGAAGGTAGTCGTAAGAGAGCCTGGTAGGTCTCTTCGTTGTGATAGTTTGGATTATAATACAGCTTCAAAGGTTGCAAACTATTTTGGTGGACGTGGTACATTGGTTTACAATGGCAACACGGTTGTTGCTGATCAAGGTGATTACAATACGGAGACTCACGATGCTAACTTCTTTGGTAATGTCGTCATGTTTACGCCTAAGTATCGTATTACAACACCTGAAGCGCATGGTAACACTGAAACGGGTCTTGTTCATGTTATTGGTAAGTCGGTTATCAAGACTACTAAGGGCGAAGTTGTACATACCAATGATGGTACTTATAATAGCAAGACCGACCAGATGGAACTTAATGGACGCTCTACTATCACTTCCCCAAAGCAGGATGTTGAAGGCGATAATATTATCTACAATAGTTCTAATGGTGATGCTGAAGGTCATGGTAATGTAAAGATTGTAGATAAAGCAAACAATCGTACGATCATTGGTCAGGATGTTTTCTATAATGAGAAGACGGGACATAGCAATGCACGTGGCAATGTTAAGATTGATGATCGTAAGGCACAGCGTGTTATTACAGGTAATGAGGTGACTTATAATGCGAAGACGGGTTATAGCTCAGGACGTGGAAATGTGAAGATTGTGGATAAGTTAAAGCAGCGCACAGTGACAGGGCGTGACCTTACCTATAATAGTAATACGCACGAGGGAACAGGTGAAGGCAATGTTTACTATATCGATTATAAGGGGAAGCATGCTTTCTATGGTGACTACTTACATTATACTGACTCTGCAGCGATAGCCTTTGGTGGTAATCCTGGTCCTGTAGCTAAGGACTTCTCACAAGGTGACACGCTCTATGTTCATGCTGATACCATTAGTATGAAAGCTTTTCATATGAATACTCCACAGATGTATCGTGAGATATATGGCGTGAACAATGTTCGTGCTTATCGTACAGACGTGCAGGCTGTATGTGGCTTTATGGTGGCCAATACAAAGGATTCATGCCTAACGATGTATGATTACCCTATCGTGTGGAGTGGTACACGTCAGTTGGTGGGCGATTCTATTAAGGCATATATGAACGACTCAACCATCCGTCAGGCGTTTGTGTATGGCAATGCTTTCTCTATTGAAAAGCTTCCTGAAGCCAAATACTATAATCAGATATCCTCTAAGGATATGCGTGCCGACTTTGTCAATGGTGCTATTCGTCGTGTTGATGCTTGGGGAAATGTGGAAGTTGTCTTCTATCATACCGATAAAGATAGTACGCTTATCGGGCATAATTATACCGAAACCGATACCCTCAGGATGTTTATCTCACCTGTTCGAAAGCTACAGAAGATATGGATGTCGAAGTCGAATGGCGTTATTAGTCCAATGACACAGATACCACCAGACAAGTTGACACTGCCTCGCTTTGAACTTTTCGATGATGCACGACCTAAGGATAAGAATGATATATTCCGCCTTGCACCACGTAAGACGAGTGCAACCGTACGTAATTCGCGAGTATCTTTACCGCCTCGTCAGCAAATAGAATGA
- a CDS encoding FMN-binding protein: MFKKQLVSVAAIAVLTTGVAFAAVQQDKVMYKQPDGTYVVNTTSLCSNVKGFKGATPVEVYIKNNKVVKVEALPNHEGPKFYEKVKQGLFPKFNGLKLSKAAKAESIDGVTGATYTSRAVKENIAAAVAYYKKNK; the protein is encoded by the coding sequence ATGTTTAAAAAACAATTAGTATCAGTAGCAGCCATAGCAGTACTAACAACAGGGGTTGCTTTCGCTGCAGTGCAGCAGGATAAGGTAATGTATAAGCAGCCAGATGGCACCTACGTTGTCAATACGACCAGCCTCTGTTCAAATGTAAAGGGATTTAAAGGTGCAACACCAGTAGAGGTTTATATCAAGAATAATAAGGTTGTCAAGGTTGAGGCTTTGCCAAACCATGAGGGTCCTAAGTTCTATGAGAAGGTGAAGCAAGGGTTATTCCCAAAGTTTAATGGCTTGAAACTATCAAAAGCTGCAAAGGCAGAGAGTATTGATGGTGTAACGGGAGCTACCTATACATCACGTGCTGTGAAGGAGAATATAGCTGCTGCTGTAGCTTACTATAAGAAGAATAAGTAG
- a CDS encoding aspartate-semialdehyde dehydrogenase — MKVAIVGASGAVGQEFLRILAERNFPIDDLVLFGSERSAGKKYTFKGKEYEVKLLQHNDDFKDVDIAFTSAGGGTSAEFADTITKYGAVMIDNSSQFRQDDDVPLVVPEINAEDALNRPRGIIANPNCTTIMMVVVLNPIDKLSHIKKVHVSSYQSASGAGAAAMAELQQQYKELVEKGEVKTVEKFPHQLAYNVIPQIDKMTENDYTKEEVKMFNETRKIMHSDVRTSATCVRVSSLRSHSEAVWFETERPLSVEEIREALKAAPGVTVVDDPQNYIYPMPLESAGHDDIYVGRIRKDLADDNGNTLWLTGDQIRKGAALNAVQIAEYLIKVGNVK, encoded by the coding sequence ATGAAAGTAGCAATTGTTGGTGCCAGTGGTGCCGTAGGTCAGGAATTCCTGCGCATCTTAGCTGAAAGAAATTTCCCAATAGACGACCTCGTTCTCTTTGGTTCAGAGCGTTCAGCGGGTAAGAAATACACATTCAAGGGTAAGGAATACGAAGTAAAACTGCTCCAGCATAACGATGATTTCAAAGATGTAGATATCGCTTTCACTAGTGCTGGCGGTGGCACATCAGCCGAGTTTGCAGATACCATTACCAAGTATGGTGCTGTCATGATAGATAACTCAAGCCAGTTCCGTCAGGATGATGACGTTCCATTGGTTGTTCCAGAGATCAATGCAGAAGACGCATTGAATCGCCCTCGTGGCATCATTGCCAACCCTAACTGTACAACTATCATGATGGTTGTTGTATTGAATCCTATCGATAAACTCAGCCATATCAAGAAGGTACATGTAAGCAGCTATCAGAGTGCTTCTGGTGCAGGTGCTGCCGCAATGGCAGAGTTGCAGCAGCAGTATAAGGAACTTGTTGAGAAAGGCGAGGTGAAGACTGTTGAGAAGTTCCCACATCAGTTGGCATACAATGTCATTCCACAGATTGATAAGATGACAGAGAACGACTATACAAAGGAAGAGGTAAAGATGTTTAACGAGACACGTAAGATTATGCACTCTGATGTTCGCACTTCTGCTACCTGCGTTCGTGTATCTTCACTCCGTAGTCACTCTGAGGCAGTATGGTTCGAGACCGAGCGTCCACTCTCTGTTGAGGAGATTCGTGAGGCTTTGAAGGCTGCTCCTGGTGTTACTGTTGTTGATGATCCACAGAACTATATCTATCCAATGCCACTTGAGAGTGCTGGCCACGATGACATCTATGTGGGCCGTATCCGTAAGGACCTTGCTGATGACAATGGTAATACGCTCTGGCTCACAGGCGATCAGATTCGTAAGGGTGCCGCTTTGAATGCTGTACAAATTGCGGAGTATTTGATTAAGGTGGGTAATGTGAAATAG
- the mutL gene encoding DNA mismatch repair endonuclease MutL, translated as MSDIIQLLPDSVANQIAAGEVIQRPASVIKELVENAIDAGATHIDVLVVDAGRTSIQVIDDGKGMSETDARLSFERHATSKIRKADDLFSLRTMGFRGEALASIAAVAQIELKTRMESEDLGTHLSIAGSRFTGQEPCSCPVGSNFLVENLFFNVPARRKFLKSNTTELNNIITAFERIVLVYPQISFTLHSNGTELFNLRACSYRQRIVEVFGKRLNQDLLSIDVDTSLCHIHGFVGKPEAARKKSAHQYFFVNDRYMKHPYFHKAVITAFDRLIPQGEQVPYFLYFDVPAENIDVNIHPTKTEIKFENEQAIWQILLAAVKEAVGRFNDIPSIDFDTEGKPDIPVFNPNVGMSAPKVDFNPAYNPFKQTSQPAKPSVPDGWEELYADLGSGGEIRQSKLFEQSEGELVSSSMGAVSSSLEDGAIIPSAATQPVAESLIEDKAPSHYQYKGCYIMTAVKSGLMIIDQHRAHIRILYEEYLRQLSEHKVHSQKVLFPEMVQFSVSDQVVLDQILPEMAEMGFQLDSLGGGSYAVNGVPAGIEGLNVVALINDMVASAMESGTSAKEEIDQALALSLARNAAIPQGQVLSSMEMDNIVNELFACSNVNYTPSGEPVIAIMKQQDIEHLFDS; from the coding sequence ATGAGTGATATTATACAACTTTTACCAGACAGTGTAGCCAATCAGATTGCAGCCGGTGAGGTTATCCAGCGTCCAGCTTCTGTTATTAAGGAGTTGGTGGAGAACGCCATTGATGCTGGAGCAACGCATATTGATGTGTTGGTGGTAGATGCTGGCCGTACTTCTATTCAGGTAATCGATGATGGAAAGGGTATGTCAGAGACGGACGCACGCCTTTCTTTTGAGCGTCATGCCACTTCCAAGATTCGTAAGGCTGACGACCTTTTCTCTCTTCGTACGATGGGTTTCCGTGGAGAGGCACTGGCTTCTATTGCCGCAGTGGCTCAGATTGAATTAAAGACCCGTATGGAGAGCGAGGATTTGGGTACACACCTGTCTATTGCTGGCAGTCGCTTTACGGGTCAGGAGCCTTGTTCTTGTCCTGTGGGAAGTAATTTCTTGGTAGAAAATCTCTTCTTCAACGTACCTGCTCGACGCAAGTTTTTAAAGTCGAATACTACCGAACTCAATAATATTATTACTGCCTTTGAGCGCATCGTATTGGTCTATCCACAGATATCCTTCACACTGCACAGCAATGGTACAGAACTTTTCAATTTGCGTGCTTGTAGCTATCGTCAGCGCATCGTTGAGGTGTTTGGTAAGCGACTCAATCAGGATCTCCTTTCGATAGATGTGGATACAAGTCTTTGTCATATCCACGGCTTTGTAGGTAAACCAGAAGCGGCACGTAAGAAAAGTGCTCATCAGTATTTCTTCGTCAACGATCGCTATATGAAACATCCTTATTTTCATAAGGCAGTCATCACGGCTTTCGACCGACTTATCCCACAAGGAGAGCAAGTTCCTTACTTCCTTTACTTCGATGTACCAGCAGAGAATATTGATGTGAATATTCATCCGACAAAGACTGAGATAAAGTTTGAGAACGAACAGGCTATTTGGCAGATTCTACTTGCAGCTGTAAAGGAGGCTGTAGGTCGCTTTAATGATATCCCTTCCATAGACTTTGATACGGAGGGAAAACCTGATATTCCTGTGTTCAATCCCAATGTCGGAATGTCTGCACCAAAGGTAGACTTCAATCCTGCTTATAATCCTTTCAAACAGACATCTCAACCTGCTAAACCTTCTGTTCCAGATGGATGGGAAGAACTCTATGCAGACTTAGGTTCTGGTGGCGAAATCCGTCAGTCAAAACTCTTTGAACAAAGCGAGGGAGAGCTGGTAAGTAGTAGTATGGGTGCTGTGAGCAGTAGTTTGGAGGATGGGGCAATCATCCCTTCAGCAGCTACACAGCCTGTTGCAGAGTCGTTGATAGAAGACAAGGCACCTTCTCATTATCAGTATAAGGGCTGTTATATCATGACAGCTGTGAAGTCTGGACTTATGATTATCGACCAGCACCGTGCGCATATCCGTATCCTCTATGAGGAGTATTTGCGCCAGTTGTCTGAACATAAGGTACATTCTCAGAAGGTACTCTTTCCTGAGATGGTTCAGTTCTCCGTCTCTGACCAAGTGGTTCTCGATCAGATTCTACCCGAAATGGCTGAGATGGGCTTCCAACTCGATAGCCTTGGTGGTGGTAGTTATGCTGTTAATGGCGTTCCTGCAGGTATAGAAGGACTGAATGTAGTTGCGCTTATCAATGACATGGTAGCTTCGGCAATGGAGAGCGGAACGAGTGCTAAGGAAGAAATCGATCAAGCCTTGGCATTGAGTCTTGCACGCAATGCAGCCATACCACAAGGTCAGGTGCTGAGTAGTATGGAAATGGATAATATTGTCAACGAACTCTTTGCTTGCAGTAATGTCAATTATACGCCTTCTGGCGAACCTGTAATTGCGATTATGAAGCAGCAGGATATTGAGCATCTCTTCGATAGTTGA
- a CDS encoding OmpA family protein: protein MKKLLIVLALAGVSMTSFAQDEVPTAKYSVATNSFWSNWFVQLGADWNAWYSNQEHGRDAAISPLKDFRSKPGAAFAIGKWFTPGIGLRTKIQGVWGKRVGADSNPASQLDNSNKYWIAQEQVMFNLSNLLCGYNENRVWNLVPFAGAGVGRSMSANRYAMGLSAGVQSSWKVSKGMRVYLEAGWNRYEGDLDGAAYANNERRGWESHDNNLYAEIGLNFNIGKGTWKKSPDMEAINTQHQAALDALNARLQDAEEENARLRNELTNQKPVETVSESVKQLVTTPVSVFFEINQSTIASQKDLVNVQALAKYAKDNNNNLLVTGYADSATGSADYNQKLSERRATVVANELVKMGIENNKITTVGKGGVETLSPISFNRRATVQITE from the coding sequence ATGAAAAAGTTATTGATAGTTTTGGCGTTGGCTGGTGTCTCTATGACCAGTTTTGCCCAAGATGAGGTGCCTACAGCGAAGTATAGCGTTGCTACCAACTCGTTCTGGAGCAATTGGTTCGTACAACTTGGTGCAGACTGGAACGCATGGTATTCTAACCAAGAGCATGGGCGTGATGCAGCTATTAGTCCATTGAAAGACTTCCGTTCAAAACCGGGCGCAGCTTTCGCTATTGGTAAGTGGTTCACACCGGGTATCGGTCTTCGTACAAAGATACAAGGTGTTTGGGGTAAGCGTGTCGGTGCTGACAGCAATCCTGCTTCTCAGCTCGATAACAGTAATAAGTATTGGATTGCGCAGGAGCAGGTGATGTTCAATTTGAGCAATCTTCTTTGCGGTTACAATGAGAACCGTGTTTGGAACCTTGTTCCGTTTGCTGGTGCTGGTGTTGGCCGTTCTATGTCAGCTAACCGTTATGCTATGGGTTTGAGCGCAGGTGTTCAATCTTCTTGGAAGGTGAGCAAGGGAATGCGTGTCTATCTTGAAGCAGGATGGAATCGCTATGAGGGTGACCTCGATGGAGCTGCATACGCAAACAATGAGCGTCGTGGATGGGAATCACACGACAATAACCTTTATGCAGAAATTGGTTTGAACTTCAATATTGGTAAGGGTACTTGGAAGAAGAGTCCAGATATGGAAGCTATCAATACACAGCATCAGGCAGCACTCGATGCACTGAATGCACGCCTTCAGGATGCAGAGGAAGAGAATGCACGTCTTCGCAATGAGCTGACAAACCAGAAGCCTGTTGAGACCGTGTCGGAGTCTGTGAAGCAGTTGGTGACAACTCCTGTTTCAGTCTTCTTTGAAATCAACCAGTCTACGATTGCTTCTCAGAAAGACCTCGTAAACGTACAGGCACTTGCGAAGTATGCTAAGGACAATAATAACAATCTCCTTGTGACTGGTTATGCTGACAGCGCAACGGGTTCTGCTGATTACAACCAAAAACTGTCTGAGCGTCGTGCAACAGTAGTTGCCAACGAACTTGTTAAGATGGGTATTGAGAACAATAAGATTACGACAGTTGGTAAGGGTGGAGTAGAGACCTTGTCTCCTATCTCTTTCAACCGTCGTGCAACGGTTCAGATTACGGAATAA
- a CDS encoding cation:proton antiporter — MLNLSQYFPITDPTLIFFVVLLMILLSPIIMGRLRIPHIIGMVLAGILVGKYGLNILGRDASFELFGRVGLFYIMFLAGLEMDMEGLKKNRNRVMVFGMLTFLIPFAMTYFMGVSLLGYLPLASLLLAAIMASNTLIAYPIVGRYGLTRHTSSTLSVGSSMMALFMALIVMASIVNSFHGNGGIVFWLLFILKFVVYCVGLIMVIPRVTRWFLRRYSDAVMQFIFILAIVFLSAALSDAVGLEGIFGAFMSGLILNRFVPKVSPLMNRIEFTGNALFIPYFLIGVGMLINVRLLFAGSKILWVVFCIVFFGTLGKAVAAYLAARFFRMSWLAGHMMFGLTSAHAAGAIAMVMVGRRLQVAPGEYLFGDEVLNGIVIMILFTCIISTVITERAAQRLRLQEKEGHDMMKNLDDEKILIPVKYPEYSDNLVTMATLMRNPRLKRELVALNVVYDDVNMRHNQAEGQRLLDHLCHLASASDVPMVTQVRVAANIANGIKHAFKEFQASEILMGLHFHKEINRSFWGEFTRSLYNGLSRQIIVTRILQPLNTIRRIQVAIPSRAEFEPGFYRWLERLARMAGNLECRIAFHGRNETLQLVNEFIRNRFPSVRAEYEEMEHWKELPTLGSKIREDHLFVIVTARKGTISYKTAMERLPEELNKFIKGKTIMIIFPDQYGSEMDDMTFAQPQHTEERSAYEAVREWIHNKV; from the coding sequence ATGCTGAATTTATCACAATATTTCCCGATAACCGACCCGACATTGATTTTCTTTGTTGTTTTGCTGATGATATTGCTTTCGCCTATCATCATGGGACGACTGCGCATTCCACATATCATTGGTATGGTGTTGGCGGGTATCCTTGTTGGAAAATATGGACTGAATATCCTTGGTCGTGATGCCTCGTTTGAACTCTTTGGACGTGTAGGACTGTTTTATATCATGTTCCTTGCAGGTCTGGAGATGGATATGGAAGGACTGAAGAAAAATCGTAATAGGGTGATGGTCTTTGGTATGTTGACCTTTCTTATCCCCTTTGCAATGACCTATTTTATGGGTGTCAGTCTATTGGGCTATCTTCCTTTGGCATCGCTTCTGCTTGCGGCAATTATGGCTTCTAACACGTTGATAGCCTATCCGATAGTGGGACGATACGGATTAACACGACATACGAGTTCGACGTTGAGTGTGGGTTCATCTATGATGGCTCTCTTTATGGCGTTGATAGTCATGGCTTCCATTGTAAACTCGTTTCATGGGAATGGTGGTATCGTCTTTTGGCTACTATTCATTCTGAAGTTTGTGGTTTATTGTGTGGGCTTGATTATGGTGATACCACGTGTGACCCGTTGGTTCCTTCGTCGGTATTCAGATGCTGTGATGCAGTTTATCTTCATCCTTGCCATCGTTTTCCTCTCAGCAGCTTTGTCGGATGCTGTGGGTTTGGAAGGAATCTTTGGAGCGTTCATGTCAGGTTTGATATTGAACCGATTTGTGCCAAAGGTATCTCCATTGATGAACCGTATAGAGTTTACAGGTAACGCACTCTTCATTCCTTACTTCCTTATCGGTGTGGGTATGCTGATTAATGTACGCTTGCTTTTTGCAGGAAGTAAGATACTTTGGGTTGTATTCTGTATTGTCTTCTTCGGCACCTTGGGTAAGGCGGTAGCAGCTTACTTGGCAGCTCGTTTCTTCCGTATGTCATGGTTGGCAGGTCACATGATGTTTGGTTTGACCAGTGCCCATGCGGCTGGTGCTATTGCGATGGTGATGGTAGGACGTAGGTTGCAGGTAGCACCGGGTGAATACCTCTTTGGTGATGAGGTTTTGAATGGAATTGTGATAATGATTCTCTTCACCTGTATCATCTCAACTGTCATCACAGAGCGGGCAGCACAACGGCTTCGTCTGCAGGAGAAAGAGGGACATGATATGATGAAGAATCTCGATGATGAGAAGATTCTGATACCTGTTAAGTACCCAGAGTATTCTGATAATCTTGTAACCATGGCTACACTGATGCGCAACCCACGGTTAAAACGAGAGTTGGTGGCGTTGAATGTGGTGTATGATGATGTAAATATGCGCCATAACCAGGCGGAGGGACAGCGTTTGTTAGACCATCTCTGCCATTTGGCAAGTGCTTCTGATGTACCGATGGTGACGCAGGTACGTGTTGCTGCTAATATAGCGAATGGCATCAAACATGCTTTTAAGGAGTTTCAAGCGTCAGAGATTCTGATGGGGTTACACTTCCATAAGGAGATTAATCGTAGTTTCTGGGGAGAATTTACACGAAGTCTGTACAATGGCCTGAGTCGTCAGATTATCGTGACACGTATTTTGCAACCGCTGAATACAATTCGTAGAATACAAGTGGCAATCCCTTCTCGGGCTGAGTTTGAACCAGGTTTCTATCGTTGGTTAGAACGATTGGCGCGTATGGCGGGCAACTTGGAGTGTCGTATCGCTTTCCATGGGCGTAATGAAACGCTGCAACTTGTTAATGAATTTATTCGTAATCGCTTCCCAAGTGTTAGGGCTGAATATGAAGAGATGGAGCATTGGAAGGAATTACCAACGCTTGGTTCGAAGATTCGAGAGGATCACCTCTTTGTCATAGTGACAGCACGTAAGGGTACGATATCTTATAAGACGGCAATGGAAAGACTTCCTGAAGAACTGAATAAGTTTATTAAAGGCAAGACAATCATGATTATCTTCCCTGATCAGTATGGTAGTGAGATGGATGATATGACCTTTGCTCAGCCACAGCATACGGAGGAACGCAGTGCTTATGAGGCTGTAAGAGAGTGGATTCATAATAAGGTGTAA
- the lipA gene encoding lipoyl synthase, with the protein MKYILLPKPDTIHQLPFYFAVEEYVARHYTDDDYFMGWRVNPTVMLGRNQLIDNEVNTDYCKEHKIDIFRRKSGGGCIYADKGCIQFSYISRAVNANEAFAAYMQRMADLLKGLKIDAQLSGRNDILINGTKVSGCAFYQLSNRSVLHNSLLFDTQLDHLSNALTPAKEKLQSKGVASVRQRVTNVATYTQLDILAFMDYVRQEMCGTEVLELTEEDMKEVAEIEKELSSDNFVYGKNPKYFLVRKHRFEGVGTLEAHIELKNNIIGSINMVGDYFLLGDIDHDFLSLLKGCEFTREAVEERLENIDLSTIIRGLKLRQFLRLLFGREPHVMKPEWLKIDLTSKKSTSETAGILAKHHLNTICTSGLCPNRSECWMARTATLMIGGDICTRKCRFCNTLSGRPRLLNPDEPRRVAESVKALKLRYAVITSVDRDDLPDYGAAHWIKTIEEIRRLNPDTKIELLIPDFMGKADLIRQVMATHPHVAGHNMETVRRLTPSVRSVARYERSLEVLREIANCGITAKTGFMLGLGETHEEILETMDDILSTGCQRLTLGQYLQPTAEHLPVKAYITPEMFAEYKQIALEKGFKHVVSGPLVRSSYHAAEGV; encoded by the coding sequence ATGAAATATATCCTACTACCTAAACCAGATACCATTCATCAACTACCCTTCTACTTTGCAGTAGAAGAATATGTAGCACGGCATTATACCGATGACGACTACTTTATGGGCTGGCGTGTGAACCCCACGGTGATGTTAGGACGCAATCAGTTAATTGATAATGAGGTCAATACAGACTACTGCAAAGAACACAAGATTGATATTTTCAGACGGAAAAGTGGTGGAGGATGTATCTATGCCGACAAGGGTTGCATACAATTCTCTTATATTTCACGTGCCGTCAATGCCAATGAAGCCTTTGCTGCTTATATGCAACGAATGGCAGACTTACTAAAAGGACTGAAGATTGACGCACAGTTATCGGGTCGAAATGATATTCTCATTAACGGAACAAAGGTATCGGGTTGTGCTTTCTATCAACTGTCTAACCGTAGTGTTCTGCACAACTCCCTACTCTTTGACACCCAACTTGACCACCTTTCTAATGCACTCACACCTGCAAAAGAGAAACTTCAAAGCAAAGGTGTAGCGTCTGTCAGACAACGAGTGACGAATGTTGCGACCTATACACAGTTAGATATCTTGGCTTTTATGGACTATGTACGACAAGAAATGTGTGGTACTGAGGTACTCGAACTAACCGAAGAAGACATGAAAGAAGTTGCAGAGATAGAGAAAGAACTATCTTCTGATAACTTTGTTTATGGTAAAAATCCAAAATACTTCCTCGTTCGAAAGCATCGTTTTGAAGGTGTCGGAACACTTGAAGCCCATATTGAACTAAAGAATAACATCATTGGAAGCATCAATATGGTGGGTGATTACTTCCTTCTTGGCGATATCGACCATGATTTCCTCAGCCTACTTAAAGGCTGTGAGTTCACGAGAGAGGCGGTAGAAGAGAGGTTGGAAAACATAGATCTATCCACGATTATTCGTGGTCTAAAGCTACGACAGTTCCTCCGCCTACTCTTCGGACGTGAGCCACACGTGATGAAACCAGAGTGGCTGAAGATTGACCTCACATCGAAGAAGTCGACTAGTGAGACGGCTGGCATCCTTGCCAAGCATCATCTAAACACTATCTGTACGAGTGGACTCTGCCCAAATCGCTCGGAATGTTGGATGGCTCGTACGGCAACTTTGATGATTGGCGGTGATATCTGTACTCGAAAGTGCCGTTTCTGTAACACGTTAAGTGGCAGACCCAGACTGCTCAACCCTGACGAGCCACGTCGTGTAGCTGAGTCAGTGAAAGCTCTTAAGCTACGTTATGCCGTTATTACTTCCGTTGACCGAGATGATCTACCCGACTATGGTGCAGCCCACTGGATAAAGACCATCGAAGAGATACGCCGATTAAACCCTGACACAAAGATTGAACTGCTCATTCCTGATTTCATGGGGAAGGCAGACCTCATACGCCAAGTCATGGCAACACACCCCCACGTAGCAGGACATAATATGGAAACAGTGCGTCGCCTCACACCATCAGTACGCTCTGTGGCACGCTATGAACGTAGTTTAGAAGTGCTGAGAGAGATTGCTAACTGTGGCATCACAGCCAAGACTGGTTTTATGCTTGGTTTAGGTGAGACTCATGAAGAAATCTTAGAGACAATGGACGACATCCTTTCAACAGGTTGCCAACGCCTCACACTCGGTCAATATCTCCAACCTACTGCCGAACACCTACCCGTTAAAGCCTATATCACACCCGAAATGTTTGCTGAATATAAGCAGATAGCATTAGAGAAAGGTTTTAAGCATGTTGTTAGTGGACCGCTTGTCCGTTCATCTTATCATGCTGCTGAAGGAGTTTAA